In a single window of the Gadus chalcogrammus isolate NIFS_2021 chromosome 20, NIFS_Gcha_1.0, whole genome shotgun sequence genome:
- the LOC130373428 gene encoding olfactory receptor 6C1-like, with amino-acid sequence MNMIMDNVSLITVLSLSGLNEFTNYRVVLFTSTLLCYCLILTINCALILTIVLDKSLHEPMYILLCCLCINGIYGTTGFYPKFLLDLLSSSHVISYNGCLVQAFVMFSFACSDLSILSVMSYDRYLAICRPLRYHRYMNKHRLSLLVFFSWLIPFSFMAVCIILTSRLTLCSAKIQRLYCVNWVIVLLACPSNNTTPNSIVVYLTMLVYVFHGVLIGWSYMYLVRTCRGSMENRKKFMQTCVPHLTCMLIFMSTVIFDIMYMQFGSKNIAQSLKNFIAIVFLIISPIMNPVIYGFKLTKVRNKIIFYLNVYRNYS; translated from the coding sequence ATGAACATGATTATGGATAATGTCTCACTTATAACAGTGTTAAGTCTTTCTGGGTTGAATGAGTTCACAAACTACAGAGTGGTTCTCTTTACCTCCACCTTGCTTTGTTATTGCTTGATACTAACCATCAACTGCGCTCTGATTCTCACCATTGTCCTGGACAAAAGCCTTCATGAGCCCATGTACATTCTGTTGTGTTGCCTCTGCATTAACGGGATTTATGGCACCACAGGCTTCTACCCCAAATTCCTCCTGGACCTGCTGTCTTCGTCTCATGTCATCTCCTACAACGGGTGTCTCGTGCAGGCCTTTGTGATGTTTTCGTTTGCATGCAGCGACCTGTCCATTCTCTCTGTCATGTCCTACGATAGATACCTGGCTATCTGTAGGCCCCTGCGCTACCACCGTTATATGAACAAGCACAGGCTGTCCCTGCTGGTCTTCTTCTCCTGGTTGATCCCTTTCAGCTTTATGGCCGTCTGCATTATTCTTACCTCCCGGCTCACGCTGTGCAGCGCCAAGATCCAGCGACTGTACTGCGTGAATTGGGTCATCGTGTTGCTGGCGTGCCCGTCGAACAACACCACACCGAACAGCATTGTGGTGTACCTCACCATGCTGGTGTACGTTTTCCACGGGGTGCTGATCGGCTGGTCCTACATGTACCTGGTGAGGACATGTCGGGGCTCCATGGAGAACAGGAAGAAGTTCATGCAGACATGTGTGCCCCATCTCACCTGCATGCTCATCTTCATGTCCACCGTCATCTTTGATATCATGTACATGCAATTTGGCTCCAAAAACATCGCTCAGTCACTGAAGAACTTCATTGCCATAGTGTTCCTGATTATATCCCCGATCATGAACCCCGTCATATATGGATTCAAACTGACCAAAGTACGGAACAagataattttttatttaaatgtttatagGAATTACTCATAA
- the LOC130373795 gene encoding olfactory receptor 2K2-like has product MKMMMDNISMITVFSLSGLNEIANYRVVLFSSTLLYYCLILTINCSLILTIVLDKSLHEPMYILLCSLCINGIYGTTGFYPKFLLDLLSSSHDISYNGCLVQAFVMFSFACSDLSILSFMAYDRYLAICRPLHYHSVMNKHRLSQLVCFSWLTPFSILAINITLTSRLTLCSDKIQRLYCVNWVIVLLACPSNNTTVHSIVAYLTILVYVFHGLLIVLSYMYLVRTCRGSMENRKKFMQTCVPHLTCLLTFLSTIVFDVMYMRFGSKNIATSLQNFIAIEFLIIPPIMNPLIYGFKLTKVRNKILFYFNINRKYSQ; this is encoded by the coding sequence ATGAAAATGATGATGGATAATATCTCGATGATAACAGTGTTTAGTCTTTCTGGGTTGAATGAGATCGCAAACTACAGAGTGGTTCTCTTTTCCTCCACCTTGCTTTATTATTGCTTGATACTAACCATCAACTGCTCTCTGATTCTCACCATTGTCTTGGACAAAAGCCTTCATGAGCCCATGTACATTCTGTTGTGTTCCCTCTGCATCAACGGGATTTATGGCACCACAGGCTTCTACCCCAAATTCCTCCTGGACCTGCTGTCTTCGTCTCACGACATCTCTTACAATGGGTGTCTCGTGCAGGCCTTTGTGATGTTTTCGTTTGCCTGCAGCGACCTGTCCATTCTCTCCTTCATGGCCTACGATAGATACCTGGCCATCTGTCGACCCCTGCACTACCACAGTGTCATGAACAAGCACAGGTTGTCCCAGCTAGTCTGCTTCTCCTGGTTGACCCCCTTCAGCATTCTAGCCATCAACATCACCCTTACGTCCAGGCTCACGCTGTGCAGCGACAAGATCCAGCGGCTGTACTGCGTGAACTGGGTCATCGTGTTGCTGGCGTGCCCGTCGAACAACACCACAGTGCACAGCATCGTGGCGTACCTCACCATACTGGTGTACGTTTTCCACGGGCTGCTGATCGTCTTATCCTACATGTACCTGGTGAGGACGTGTCGGGGCTCCATGGAGAACAGGAAGAAGTTCATGCAGACCTGTGTGCCCCATCTTACCTGCCTGCTCACCTTCCTGTCCACCATCGTCTTTGATGTCATGTACATGCGCTTTGGCTCCAAAAACATTGCTACGTCGCTCCAGAACTTCATCGCCATAGAGTTTCTGATCATACCCCCGATCATGAACCCCCTCATATATGGATTCAAACTGACCAAAGTACGCAACAAGATTCTGTTTTATTTCAATATTAATAGGAAGTATTCACAATAG